TATCGGTCCCGACTTGGCACGTGAAGGCGGCCGCCAAAGTAGCTTCTGGCACTGGCGTCACTTCGAAAACCCGATGGAAGTTTCCCCCGGTTCGGTGATGCCTAGCTACAAGCACCTGCTGCACAACGAGCTGAAATTTGATGCCATCGCCCCGCACGTGAAGGCCGCCTGGTACCTAGGCGCACCGTACGACGATGATGCACTGAACAACACCTCCGAAGTCGCTTACAAGCAGGCCGAACGGATTGCCGCGGAAATCGTGTCCCAGGGTGGCCCGGCCAATAAAATGGATCGTCAAGCGGTTGCCTTAATCGCTTACCTACAACGGATCGGTGTCGACTTGTTCAAAACGCCCGCTCCCGAAGCAACGGCTGAAAAGGCTGATGGCGAACAAGCTCCTGCCGATGGCGAAGCCGAAACACCTGAGGGCGACGAACAGACGACGGATGCGGAAGCAGACGTCGCCGGCAACACCAGCGAGTCGAGTGCTTCGGCTGGCTGATAGGGGCGACAAACCGATTTCATCGTCGAGTCGAACTGATCATGTCGTGGACATCAACGCTGGTGTCCGATCGGTTCGCAGACTTTTGCAGCAAAATAACCATGATTCGAGACTTAGTTTCCTACCTCGATTATTCGGTCTGTGCCGAGATCGCATTGGCGCTCTTTGTGGGAACGTTCGCGATGATTACCTTCGCGGCGTTGCGTCTGAGCAAAAACGCGACAGACCGTTTCGCTTCCATTCCGCTTAGCGATCAACCCCAGGATCCCCGAAGTGAGTGACACACCGAAAACTGACCACGCCTATGATGGTATCGAAGAGTATGACAACCCTCTTCCCGGTTGGTGGAAGTGGTTGTTTATCGCCTCGATCGTCTTCAGCCCTTTCTACTGGGTGTTTTATCACAGCGGAACGAAAGGCCGTTCACTCGAAGACGCTTACAACGTTGCGTTGGCTGAAAACACCCGCTTGCAATTTGAAGAGATTGGCGAGCTAAAGCTTGATGGTCCGACGATCGCCAAGTTTATGGCCAAAGATAGTTGGGTGAAGGTTGGCGAGTCTGTCTTCCGTGCGAACTGTGTCTCTTGCCACGGACGCGACGGCGAAGGCAAAGTCGGCCCAAACCTGACCGACGACATGTACAAGAATGTTGCTCAGATCGGTGACATCGGCAGCGTGATTGCCAATGGCGCCGGCAACGGTGCGATGCCCAAATGGTCCAACCGTTTGCACATCAATGAAATCGTTCTGGTTTCCGCCTACGTTGCCAAACTGCGGGGTACCAACGTCGAAGGACGACCTGCCGAAGGACGCCAGATCCCACCATGGCCGGCTCCCGAAGCGGATGAAGAAAGCGGCGAAGACCAAGCAGAAGAGGCAGATGCGGATCAGCCAGCGTAGCTTGATCATCCTTGATTGACACATCCGGTTGAAGCGTCAACCGGTTGTGTGGCAGGACGAACAGGCTGCCGAATCAATCTGACCGTCAACCATTGCTGCCTTCAATCGGCAAGCAAACACCGGCGGCCTCGAATTGATTCCCTGTTGCTTGGGCATCCATTCAATCAACAACCTGCCAACCCAAGCCTTCCAGCATTGGTTGGCCAGCACGGTGAATGACAATGACCACCCAGCCTGCCGAAAAAAACGACGCCTTACTTGAGGCCCCTGAGCACGTTCTCAGTACGCTGGAACGTGACGGAAGTCGTCGTTGGCTGCGTCCAAAATTGGCAACCGGATACTGGTGGCAAAAACGCCGTGTGGTCGCCTATCTGTTGATGGTGATTTTTGTCGCCATCCCACACCTCAAAGTGAACGGCAAGCCGCTGATCCTGCTGGACATCGCGGCGCGTCAATTCACGATTCTTGGGCGAACCTTTCTGCCCACCGACACGCTGCTGTTAGCCCTGCTGATGCTAACCGTCTTTGTCAGCATTGTCCTGATGACGGCGGTTGCCGGACGAGTCTGGTGCGGATGGGCGTGCCCACAAACCGTTTATATGGAATTCCTCTTCCGTCCGATCGATCGGCTGTTCGAGGGAACCAAGGGTAAAGGCGGAAAGCCGCGTCGGGGTTTAAGCGGCGTGCTGCATGTTGCTCGCTTTGCAGTTTACTTTGTGTTGTGCGCGTTCTTGGCCCACACGTTTCTGGCTTACTTCGTTGGTGTCGAACGCTTGTCCGAATGGGTTCGCCGCTCACCGATCGAACACCCCATTCCGTTTTTTGTGATGGTGTTCACGGTCGGCCTAATGCTGTTTGACTTCATGTTCTTCCGCGAACAACTCTGTTTGATCGCGTGTCCCTATGGCCGCTTTCAATCGGTCATGCTGGACGAACAGTCGATGGTCGTTGCTTATGATCACGTCCGTGGCGAGCCACGCAAAAAAGGCAAACACCGTGAAGACGAAAAGGTCGGCGACTGCGTCGATTGCAATCAATGTGTTGTCGTTTGCCCCACCGGAATCGACATTCGCAAAGGGCTTCAAATGGAGTGCATCAACTGCACCCAATGTATTGACGCCTGTGATTCGGTCATGGAAAAGGTTGGCTCACCGACCGGACTGATCCGCTACAGCTCACAAGATTCGATCGCCGGCAAAGTCCGCCGTATGTTTCGTGCGCGAACAATCATTTACCCACTGATCTTGCTGGGACTTTTAACAGGACTGGTCTTTGCAATCTCGTCCAAGTCTGGTTTTGATTCACGCATCATCCGCCAAGGCGGTGCACCGTTCACATTGCTGCAAAGCTTGGACGTCTCCAATCAATTTCGCCTGCGGTTGGTCAACCGGACCGATGAAACACAAAGCTATTCGCTGTCGGCAGCTCCCGAGCTTGGGCTGGGCTTCGAAGTCATGGACCCTGACAAGATGACTTTGGAAGCTGGCGAATCACAATTGGTACCGATCAACATCACGTTTAAAAGTTCGCTGACACGCGGTGCAGGCCGCAAAGAAGTCACCGTGACGGTCAAAGACACCAGCGACAACCTGCGAGATCTCGAATTCTTTCTTTTGGGACCGAAGTAATGGACCGCACCGAAGGATCCAATAACAAACCGACTGACATCCCACCCGCTGTCGCCGAAAAACGGGCGAAGCGATTTTGGATTTCGTTGGTTGTGTTCCTGTTTATCATCCAAAGCGTCATCATGGGCTCGGTGATTCACTTGGCCATCGGTGATCCCGCGTTTGCGGTGGTGCCCAACTACCACAGCGCGGCACTGAACTGGGACGAAACACGCAAGGCAGAACTGGCCAGCGAAAGACTGGGCTGGGAGGTCTCGCTAAATGCTTCCGACGTGGCGGACCAACGCGGCATGCGAGCCCTCGAAGTTACCGTCGATGACACCAAGTCCCAGCATCCGATTGATGACTTGGCGATCAAAGGCAAGCTTTACCATCACGCGCACGCCGACCAGCCCGTCGAAATCGAATTGAAAGCTGTAGGCGAAGGGCGATACCTCGTCCTCGCACCCGCTGGGATGGCTGGACTTTGGCAATTGGAACTGGCGATCGATGGCGGTCCGGAACCGATGACCAAGTCGATCACTTTCAACGTCAAGGCAGGCTGATGAGTTCGCTCTATGTGCTCGCGACCGCTGTCATCACGGCTAGTGTCATGGGCAGCATGCACTGCGTCGGGATGTGTGGCCCGCTGGCGATTTGGGCCAGTGGCAGTGGTGATCGTGCCGGCAAAAAGACCGTTGCGACATCAACCGCCCTTTATCACGCCGGGCGGCTAACAACATACGCGATCGCTGGTGCACTGGCCGGCCTGATCGGCAGCTTGATCGACACCGGCGGAAACCTTGTCGGAATCCAAGTCGCCGCCGCACGATTCGTCGGAACCGCAATGGTTCTGATCG
This is a stretch of genomic DNA from Stieleria sp. JC731. It encodes these proteins:
- a CDS encoding cbb3-type cytochrome c oxidase N-terminal domain-containing protein, producing MSDTPKTDHAYDGIEEYDNPLPGWWKWLFIASIVFSPFYWVFYHSGTKGRSLEDAYNVALAENTRLQFEEIGELKLDGPTIAKFMAKDSWVKVGESVFRANCVSCHGRDGEGKVGPNLTDDMYKNVAQIGDIGSVIANGAGNGAMPKWSNRLHINEIVLVSAYVAKLRGTNVEGRPAEGRQIPPWPAPEADEESGEDQAEEADADQPA
- the ccoG gene encoding cytochrome c oxidase accessory protein CcoG — encoded protein: MTTQPAEKNDALLEAPEHVLSTLERDGSRRWLRPKLATGYWWQKRRVVAYLLMVIFVAIPHLKVNGKPLILLDIAARQFTILGRTFLPTDTLLLALLMLTVFVSIVLMTAVAGRVWCGWACPQTVYMEFLFRPIDRLFEGTKGKGGKPRRGLSGVLHVARFAVYFVLCAFLAHTFLAYFVGVERLSEWVRRSPIEHPIPFFVMVFTVGLMLFDFMFFREQLCLIACPYGRFQSVMLDEQSMVVAYDHVRGEPRKKGKHREDEKVGDCVDCNQCVVVCPTGIDIRKGLQMECINCTQCIDACDSVMEKVGSPTGLIRYSSQDSIAGKVRRMFRARTIIYPLILLGLLTGLVFAISSKSGFDSRIIRQGGAPFTLLQSLDVSNQFRLRLVNRTDETQSYSLSAAPELGLGFEVMDPDKMTLEAGESQLVPINITFKSSLTRGAGRKEVTVTVKDTSDNLRDLEFFLLGPK
- a CDS encoding FixH family protein translates to MDRTEGSNNKPTDIPPAVAEKRAKRFWISLVVFLFIIQSVIMGSVIHLAIGDPAFAVVPNYHSAALNWDETRKAELASERLGWEVSLNASDVADQRGMRALEVTVDDTKSQHPIDDLAIKGKLYHHAHADQPVEIELKAVGEGRYLVLAPAGMAGLWQLELAIDGGPEPMTKSITFNVKAG